A single genomic interval of Aythya fuligula isolate bAytFul2 chromosome 28, bAytFul2.pri, whole genome shotgun sequence harbors:
- the GOLPH3L gene encoding Golgi phosphoprotein 3-like → MTTLTHRGRRTEAGGSVGKRVDGEEERDLEDDDSKGTRLTLMEEVLLLGLKDKQGYTSFWNDCISSGLRGGILIELALRGRIQLEPLTARKKRLLDRKVHLKSDAPTGDILLDETLRHIKATEPAETVQTWIELLTGETWNPFKLQYQLRNVRERIAKSLVEKGILTTEKQNFLLFDMTTHPVSNAAEKQRLLKRLQEGVLERWAGDPHRMDRRTLALLVLAHSSDVLENAFSSLTDDRYEVAMNRTKEVLDADPEVEAAKNRDTEMIWAILAAFNKA, encoded by the exons ATGACGACGTTGACCCACCGGGGCCGCCGCACCGAGGCGGGTGGGAGCGTGGGCAAGAGGGTGGACGGCGAGGAAGAGAGGGACCTGGAGGACGATGACTCCAAAGGCACCCGCCTGACGCTGATGGAGgaggtgctgctcctgggacTGAAGGACAAGCAG GGCTACACCTCCTTCTGGAACGACTGCATCTCCTCTGGCCTGCGCGGCGGCATCCTCATCGAGCTGGCACTGCGGGGCCGCATCCAGCTGGAGCCCCTCACCGCCAGGAAGAAGCGGCTGCTGGACAGAAAG GTGCACCTGAAGTCGGACGCTCCAACTGGTGACATCCTGCTGGACGAGACCCTGCGGCACATCAAGGCCACGGAGCCTGCAGAAACGGTGCAGACCTGGATAGAGCTGCTCACGG GGGAGACCTGGAACCCCTTCAAGCTGCAGTACCAGCTGCGGAACGTGCGCGAGCGCATCGCCAAGAGCTTGGTGGAGAAAGGCATCCTCACCACGGAGAAGCAGAACTTCCTCCTCTTCGACATGACCACGCACCCCGTCAGCAACGCCGCCGAGAAGCAACGCTTGCTcaagaggctgcaggaaggcgTGCTGGAGCGCTGGGCGGGCGACCCGCACCGCATGGACCGCAGGACTCTGGCTCTCCTGGTGCTCGCCCACTCCTCGGACGTGCTGGAGAACGCTTTCAGCAGCCTGACGGACGACCGGTACGAGGTGGCGATGAACAGGACCAAGGAGGTCCTTGACGCAGATCCAGAAGTGGAAGCTGCCAAAAACAGAGACACGGAGATGATCTGGGCCATCCTGGCGGCCTTCAACAAGGCTTGA
- the ENSA gene encoding alpha-endosulfine gives MAAPLGTGTRTEEPGQEKQDAQEKEIAHPERAEEAKLKAKYPNLGQKPGGSDFLMKRLQKGQKYFDSGDYNMAKAKMKNKQLPSAGPDKNLVTGDHIPTPQDLPQRKSSLVTSKLAG, from the exons ATGGCCGCCCCGCTCGGCACCGGCACCCGCACGGAGGAACCCGGGCAGGAAAAACAG GATGCGCAGGAGAAGGAGATCGCCCACCCTGAGCGAGCGGAGGAGGCGAAGCTGAAGGCGAAATACCCCAACCTGGGCCAGAAGCCCGGAGGCTCCGATTTCCTGATGAAGAGGCTGCAGAAAGGG caaaaatacttCGATTCCGGCGACTACAACATGGCCAAGGCGAAGATGAAGAACAAGCAGCTGCCCAGCGCGGGGCCTGACAAGAACCTGGTGACGGGAGACCACATCCCCACGCCGCAGGACCTCCCGCAGAGAAAATCCTCGCTTGTGACCAGCAAGCTGGCCGGGTAG
- the MCL1 gene encoding induced myeloid leukemia cell differentiation protein Mcl-1, with the protein MFALPRNALIGFNLYCGGGTGPGGGGGGGGGGPVSTGGAPAPPSPPPSPSSSSSSSPPSPHAAAAAAPPRSRFPAARGAPCSLLIGSAAAPRSLIGSAAPRSPPLWSPEEELDGCEPEAELGGPGGGGGDGGGSLPGTPPELPADELRQDSLELILRYLREAAGETEPGLKKFFPGLLGRPGGAGDGVMEKALETLRRVGDGVLEKHELAFQGMLRKLEIKKEEDLQAVGEVAAHLFSDGVTNWGRVVTLISFGAFVARHLKSVKQEKSIGSLARIITDALVSSKREWLVSQGGWEGFVDFFRVEDLEGSIRNVLMAFAGVAGLGASLAYMIR; encoded by the exons ATGTTCGCCCTGCCGCGCAACGCCCTCATCGGCTTCAACCTCTACTgcggcggcggcaccgggcccggaggaggaggaggaggaggagggggaggccCGGTCTCAACGGGgggggccccggccccgccgtccccccccccctccccctcctcctcctcctcctcctctcccccttcccctcacgccgccgccgccgccgcccccccccgctcccGGTTCCCGGCGGCTCGCGGCGCCCCCTGCTCGCTGCTGATTGGCTCCGCCGCCGCTCCTCGCTCGCTGATTGGCTCCGCCGCTCCCCGGTCGCCGCCGTTGTGGAGCCCCGAGGAGGAGCTGGACGGCTGCGAGCCCGAGGCCGAGCTGGGAGGgcccggaggaggaggaggagatggggggGGGTCTCTACCGGGGACCCCCCCAGAGTTACCCGCGGATGAGCTGAGGCAGGACTCGTTGGAATTGATCCTCCGGTATCTCCGGGAAGCGGCGGGGGAAACGGAACCGGGcttgaaaaagttttttccGGGCCTTTTGGGAAGGCCCGGGGGGGCGGGGGACGGAGTGATGGAGAAAGCGCTGGAAACGCTGAGGAGGGTGGGGGACGGAGTCCTGGAGAAACACGAGCTGGCCTTCCAAG GAATGCTTCGGAAGCTGGAAATCAAGAAGGAGGAAGACCTGCAGGCCGTGGGTGAGGTGGCGGCCCACCTCTTCAGCGACGGGGTGACCAACTGGGGGCGCGTCGTCACCCTCATCTCCTTCGGCGCCTTCGTCGCCAGGCACCTGAAAAGCGTCAAGCAGGAGAAAAGCATCGGCTCCCTGGCCAGGATCATCACGGACGCCCTCGTCTCGTCCAAGCGCGAGTGGCTCGTGAGCCAGGGAGGCTGG GAGGGTTTCGTCGACTTTTTCCGAGTGGAAGACCTGGAAGGCAGCATCAGGAACGTGCTGATGGCGTTCGCGGGAGTGGCAGGACTGGGAGCGAGCTTGGCCTACATGATCCGGTGA
- the ECM1 gene encoding extracellular matrix protein 1, whose product MAAFGLLLLLLLGTAAALKPRHPVVQEQLIPQHPYDIEQVMQEEQDIELPPGVMDAAKNPPRPRAPSSPDSVDAFGASSWGSTLEGFPPAWPLPDALARHCRAPTLLPRAPRPSLPPAAFAHLRRQVEALDAFWPRLDGCCRRPAPLPCARRAWTDVLDTFCDDEFGVKTRQFHCCRRHGAARRRCFTDATAAATAATHVTQVTEVTVWDVAHEPSFPPGEPTAANMDNICRLRGLRPGPRGLPGPRARFHTRLERDFGRCCNNGTGLECARAAWQKGLDRYCREEGAVKMGQHRCCQRGGGSCPQPLLRRRRPPPCLRPRAAQRQPGPAGPRHAAHPLWPHQAAQQETAGTGAAGGRHLLLLRVAPRGAKPLRGGTAVPKHRRALRLLAGPPGLLLAGGPRTAPLLRRALPGGGPLGRRRAPPGPRPPPVGPRGNKRTRGLNLLPGGSRVFMGHQYGTPVWDTSMGYQYETPVWNTSKGHWYGTPVQDTSLGHQYKTPVLDTSMGYQ is encoded by the exons ATGGCCGCCttcggcctcctcctcctcctcctcctcggcaCCGCCG CGGCCCTGAAGCCCCGCCACCCCgtggtgcaggagcagctgatCCCACAGCATCCCTATGACATCGAGCAGG tgatgcaggaggagcaggacaTCGAGCTGCCCCCCGGGGTGATGGACGCGGCCAAAAACCCCCCCAGACCCCGGGCGCCTTCGTCCCCGGATTCCGTCGACGCTTTCGGCGCCTCGTCGTGGGGCAGCACCTTGGAGGGTTTCCCCCCGGCTTGGCCCCTTCCCGACGCCTTGGCCCGGCACTGCCGCGCCCCCACCCtgctgccccgagccccccggccctCGTTGCCCCCCGCCGCCTTCGCCCACCTCCGCCGGCAGGTGGAAGCCCTCGACGCCTTCTGGCCTCGCCTCGAcggctgctgccgccgcccggccccgctgccctgcGCCCGCCGCGCC TGGACCGATGTCCTGGACACCTTCTGCGATGACGAATTTGGGGTGAAGACGCGCCAGTTCCACTGCTGCCGCCGGCACGGGGCCGCGCGGCGCCGCTGCTTCACCGacgccaccgccgccgccaccgccgccacccACGTCACCCAAGTGACCGAGGTGACCGTCTGGGACGTGGCCCACGAGCCTTCCTTCCCCCCCGGCGAGCCCACGGCCGCCAACATGGACAACATCTGCCgcctgcgggggctgcggcCCGGGCCCCGCGGCCTCCCCGGGCCCCGCGCCCGTTTCCACACCCGCCTGGAGCGCGACTTCGGCCGCTGCTGCAACAACGGCACCGGCCTCGAGTGCGCCCGCGCCGCC TGGCAGAAGGGCCTGGATCGCTACTGCCGGGAGGAAGGGGCGGTGAAGATGGGACAGCACCGCTGCTgccagcgggggggggggtcgtgCCCGCAGCCGCTGcttcgccgccgccgccccccacCCTGCCTACGACCGCGAGCTGCACAACGTCAGCCTGGCCCGGCTGGGCCCCGCCATGCTGCGCACCCTCTGTGGCCCCATCAGGCTGCTCAGCAAGAG ACGGCCGGTACCGGAGCTGCTGGAGGCCgtcacctcctcctgctgcgcGTTGCCCCCCGAGGAGCAAAGCCCCTGCGCGGAGGAACAG CTGTCCCAAAGCATCGACGAGCTCTGCGGCTCCTGGCGGGACCCCCGGGCCTGCTGCTCGCGGGGGGGCCCCGAACGGCACCGCTGCTTCGCCGAGCGTTACCTGGGGGGGGTCCCCTTGGCCGccgccgtgccccccccggcccccgacCACCCCCAGTAGGGCCCAGGGGCAATAAAAGGACGCGAGGCCTCAACCTGCTCCCGGGGGGGAGTCGTGTTTT TATGGGACACCAGTACGGAACACCAGTTTGGGACACCAGTATGGGATACCAGTATGAGACACCAGTATGGAACACCAGTAAGGGTCACTGGTATGGGACACCAGTACAGGATACCAGTTTGGGACACCAGTATAAAACACCAGTACTGGACACCAGTATGGGATACCAGTAA
- the TARS2 gene encoding threonine--tRNA ligase, mitochondrial encodes MPPALTGGRLLLGSAPRRYRPQVAERLRLFQRLQEARERRAGGDADGGSPPVGTPIRIALPGGRCLHGRALQTTPRQVAEQLGSGLAASVLVARVNGALRDLEQPLEDDTELELLDFAAPEGRAAFWQSSAFVLGAVLEQFYGATLCSTVATEDGFFCDAHMGDRTVQRSELPALEDACMAFARAQHRFERLEATREQLGELFKHNSFQLQRIQEEVTSPTATVYRCGPLLQLCRGPLLGHTGLIGALRVLTSSAAFWGDPSERRSLQRVAAVAFPSTQELEAWQQAQDAAALRDHRRIGREQELFFFHKLSPGSCFFLPRGAHIYNALVDFIRSEYQARGFCEVVTPNVFSPRLWELSGHWEHYSAHMFSFSAGAETLSLKPMNCPAHCLMFAHRPRSWRELPLRLADFGVLHRNEPPGSLTGLTRVRRFQQDDAHIFCTLEQLEAEIGGCLDFVRTVYAVLGFSFRMALATRPDGFLGDTVTWDRAEQQLERSLQDFGEPWELSPGDGAFYGPKIDIRIQDALGRHHQCGTIQLDFQMPERFGLEYASAAGGATRPVLIHRAVLGSVERMVAVLAESCGGKWPLWLSPLQAMVIPQAPDSEGYAREVHAALRRDGVAADLDADAGSTLSRKIRRAQLAHYNFQLVVGRREQERGTVSVRTRDNRRLGERRLPLLLQRLRELRAARVPNAEELF; translated from the exons ATGCCGCCGGCCCTCACCggggggcggctgctgctggggtcAGCCCCTCGCCGGTACCGG ccccaggTCGCCGAGCGGCTGCGGCTTTTCCAGCGGCTCCAAGAAGCCCGggagaggagggctgggggcgaTGCCGACGGGGGGAGCCCCCCAGTGGGGACCCCCATCCGCATCGCCCTGCCCGGGGGGCGCTGCCTGCACGGCCGGGCCCTGCAGACCACCCCGCGGCAGGTGGCCGAGCAGTTGGG GTCTGGCCTGGCCGCCTCGGTGCTGGTGGCCCGGGTGAACGGGGCCCTGCGGGACCTGGAGCAGCCCCTGGAGGATGACACCGAGCTGGAGCTGCTCGACTTCGCCGCGCCGGAGGGGCGGGCG GCTTTCTGGCAGTCCAGCGCCTTCGTCCTGGGAGCGGTGCTGGAGCAGTTCTACGGAGCCACCCTCTGCAGCACCGTGGCCACCGAGGATGGCTTCTTCTGTGACGCCCACATGGGGGACAG GACGGTGCAGCGCAGCGAGCTGCCGGCGCTGGAGGACGCCTGCATGGCTTTTGCCCGTGCCCAGCATCGCTTCGAGCGCCTGGAGGCCACCCGCGAGCAGCTGGGGGAGCTCTTCAAG cacaacagcttccagctgcagcGGATCCAGGAGGAGGTGACGTCCCCCACGGCCACTGTCTATCG GTGCGGcccgctgctgcagctctgccgcGGCCCCCTCCTGGGGCACACGGGGCTGATCGGGGCCCTCCGTGTGCTGACG agctCGGCGGCGTTTTGGGGGGACCCCTCGGAGCGCCGCTCGCTGCAGCGCGTCGCCGCCGTCgccttccccagcacccaggagctggaggcctGGCAGCAGGCGCAGGACGCGGCCGCTCTCCGCGACCACCGCCGCATCGGCCGG gagcaggagctcttCTTCTTCCACAAGCTCAGCCCCGGCAGCTGCTTCTTCCTGCCCCGCGGCGCCCACATCTACAACGCCCTCGTCGACTTCATCAGG AGCGAGTACCAAGCCAGGGGCTTCTGCGAGGTGGTGACCCCCAACGTCTTCAGCCCGCGCCTCTGGGAGCTGTcggggcactgggagcactaCAGCGCCCACATGTTCTCCTTCAGCGCCGGCGCCGAGACCCTTTCCCTCAAACCCATGAACTGCCCGGCCCACTG CCTGATGTTCGCCCACCGGCCCCGCTCGTGGCGGGAGCTGCCGCTGCGCTTGGCCGATTTCGGGGTCCTGCACCGCAACGAGCCCCCCGGCTCCCTGACGGGGCTGACGCGGGTGCGGCGCTTCCAGCAGGACGACGCGCACATCTTCTGCACCCTGGAGCAG CTGGAGGCCGAGATCGGCGGCTGCCTGGACTTCGTGCGGACGGTCTACGCCGTGCTGGGCTTCTCCTTCCGCATGGCGCTGGCCACGCGCCCCGACGGCTTCCTGGGGGACACCGTGACCTGGGACCGCGCCGAGCAG caGTTGGAGCGGAGCCTCCAGGATTTTGGGGAGCCCTGGGAGCTGAGCCCGGGTGACGGCGCCTTTTACGGCCCCAAG ATCGATATCCGGATTCAGGATGCGCTGGGGCGGCATCACCAGTGCGGCACCATCCAGCTGGATTTCCAGATGCCCGAGAGGTTTGGGCTGGAGTACGCCAG TGCCGCCGGGGGGGCCACGAGGCCGGTGCTGATCCACCGCGCGGTGCTGGGCTCGGTCGAGCGCATGGTGGCCGTGCTGGCAGAGAGCTGCGGGGGCAAATG GCCGCTGTGGCTCTCCCCGCTGCAGGCCATGGTGATCCCACAGGCACCCGACTCCGAGGGCTACGCCCGCGAG GTCCACGCGGCGCTGCGTCGGGACGGCGTGGCGGCCGACCTGGACGCCGACGCGGGCTCCACCTTGAGCAGGAAGATCCGCCGGGCACAGCTCGCCCATTACAACTTCCAGCTGG TGGTGGGCCGGCGGGAGCAGGAGCGCGGCACCGTCAGCGTCCGCACGCGGGACAACCGGCGGCTGGGGGAGCGccgcctgcccctgctgctgcagcgcctGCGGGAGCTGCGGGCCGCCCGCGTCCCCAACGCCGAGGAGCTCTTCTga